In Fluviicola sp., the sequence CTATTTAGTATTTAGAGGACTTGCGGTAAAGGCTTTTGTGACTTCGGGAATGGCATAAAAAACCAACACTTGATCCTTATCGACCTGCACATATTGTCTTTCGGTTTTAGACAATTTAATACCCAGGTCATAAAAGTTAAAATTGGAAGTACCGATATTCACAATATCCGAATCCGTCAATTTAATGTTCTTATTAATCAGAGATCGCTGCTCCTTTGAAAGGGAATTTTTGGAAACAACCTCATAAGAATGGTCTAATTCGAATAAGAAATAATTGTATGTGTTCTTGTTGTACTCATACACTTTTTCGGCCTCTTTGCCTTTGTTTTTCAGGATTCTTGAATCGATGGACTGGGAGAAAGTCACCGATGTGGAAATAAGGAATCCCGCAACGATTACTAATTTTTTCAACGCGGTTTATTTTTAGTTCTGTATCTGCTAGACAATAAAAAGTGGGAAAGGTTGTCACGAGGCAAAACAAATTTAACAAAAAAGACTGTTTTTTCCCATTTCGTTTAACGACAATGCTTCAGATTCTTTAAATCCTAATAATACCGGAAGAAAAATTGGATTCCCAACACGAGGCCGGCAAAACCAATGGCGAACCCTATCACCAATTGGGATAAACTATGGAGTTTCAGGTACATCCTTGCCGACATCACGATTCCGCTGGCAATAAAAGCAAGCATAAGAATCCACATCGGGAAGATGAGCATTTTGCTGTAATACATGTAGAGAAAACCGGTTAAGATTCCCATTCCGGCGGCATGCAAAGAAACTTTCCAGCGAAAAGTAAGGGCCGTACAAACAACTACAGCTATCAAAGAACCGAATGACAGGCCAAAAATAAAGCGTGCACCGGGAAGGTTATGAGGAACTTTGAACAGCAGGATCGCCAATAAAGAAATCCCGAACAGAACCGTCATGATAGCCGGGATGATCCGTTCTGTGCGTTTTTCCATCATTACAGTGGTTACAGAACCTCTTGTTTGAAGAAATAAAACCGTTAATGCGGGTGCCAGGAATGAAAAAGAGGTGAACAGGTACAGGAAAAATTCCTTGGCACGTTCATCCAGTGAAAATAAACTGTCTCCCTGGTAAAAATCGGCTTCCCAGCTCTCCGTATACATGGCTATTACCACAGCGTAAACCGGGGCTAAAAGCGGCAGGAAAAGCCAGGACAGAATCTTGGAAACGATTTTCATCAGAGTTCTTTTCTTAGACGTGCTACCGGAACATTCAACTGTTCGCGGTACTTGGCGATCGTTCTTCGGGCGATATTGTATCCTTTATCATTCAGTAACTTCGCCAAATGCTCATCGGTTAGCGGTTTCTTTTTGTTTTCCGCTTCGATCGCATCAGTGAGGATTTTCTTTACTTCACGGGTTGAAACTTCTTCACCGGAATCGGTTGAAAGGGACTCGGAGAAAAAGTACTTCAGGGAATAAACCCCGTAAGCTGTCTGAACGTATTTTGAATTTGCAACACGCGAAACGGTCGAAATATCGAGCCCTACGATTTCTGCAATATCTTTCAGAATCATGGGTTTCATATTCGTTTCATCCCCGGTCAGGAAGAAATCATACTGGTACATCATGATGGCGTGCATCGTAGTATACAATGTCTGCTGACGCTGACGGATCGCAT encodes:
- a CDS encoding phosphatase PAP2 family protein, giving the protein MKIVSKILSWLFLPLLAPVYAVVIAMYTESWEADFYQGDSLFSLDERAKEFFLYLFTSFSFLAPALTVLFLQTRGSVTTVMMEKRTERIIPAIMTVLFGISLLAILLFKVPHNLPGARFIFGLSFGSLIAVVVCTALTFRWKVSLHAAGMGILTGFLYMYYSKMLIFPMWILMLAFIASGIVMSARMYLKLHSLSQLVIGFAIGFAGLVLGIQFFFRYY